The Blautia pseudococcoides genome segment ATGATACAATCTGCATATTCTTATGCGGCAAATAAAAAGACCAGCTGGGGGGCTGGTCTTTTTGGAGAAGGTATTTCTTCTTATGGGGTGTAGCAAAAACTATATAATGTATTGGGGGGTAATTTATTTATACTATATTTCGACAGATAAGTGTCAACAAAATTTCAAAAATATCCGGATAGAAATTGTGTAGTTTTAAAAACACGCAGGATTCATTGTAAGATTAGACCGGAAAACGGATATTATCCGCGGGTTCATTATGCAATCTGAAGGCGGAAGGTGTGACTCCGTACCGCTCTCTGAAAAGTTTTGTAAAGTAACTGGGACTTTGGAAACCGCATTGGTCCGCGATTTCTATAATACTGTGGCGGCTCTCAGTAAGGAGATGCACGGACATAGCAAGCCTGTACTGCTCAAAATATTGGGTGGGTGTCAGGCCCAGTACCTTTTTGAAATCCCTCTGGCATTCACGTTTGCATATACTGGCCTGCTCTGCCAGTTGTGTCACGCTGACGGGTTCCTGGTAATGGCTATGGAAGTAATCCAGCATTCGCTTTACACGCTCCATCAGAAAAGAGGCCCTGGTCTCCCTCTGCTCTAATTGGTCCTTGCTATGCCCAAGAAGGAGTGTAAAGACATTGGTAAGCAGGCTTCGTACGGTAAACTCATATAAATCCGGTTTGTTTTTACAGACCGTGATCGCGTCTTTTATGGAAAGAGATGCCTCTTTCTGCCAATCTGTATCTGTGTGGAAGACATAGCCTGCCATGGATGGGCAGCGCATGAGCGGAAGCATATATTTATCATAAAGTATACTGCCGACATCTCCGTAAATCAGGCGGGGATGGAATACAATGTCGCTTTCTTCATAGGGAATGCCCGACTCCTCAAAAAAGGCATGGGGAATGCCTGTATTGATAAAGAGAGCCTCTCCGGCGCAAAGAAGAAAACGTCTGCTCCCAACTGAACACTGCAGAGTTCCCCGGTTCAGATACACCAGCTCGATTTCTTCATGCCAGTGCCAGGGCACATCACCCTGGTTCGGTCCGCTGTAATACCAGGCACATGGGAAGGCCAGGGTTCCATGATTGAGTAGTTCCCTGCCTTTTTCATCAACACGTATGGGAGTGCTAATCATTTTTCACCTCAGGATATTTTAGTCTGTCGCTTTTCTTATAGTATAATACGCAATCTTTATGGAAGCAATCCGCAATTTGAAGTATAATATGCCAAGATACTGATTTATTGCGGTTCACAGTCACCATTTGGGAAAGCGTTGGTGAACTGTAACCTGAATTTGAGACATAAGAGGGGTTTATATCGTATGACATCATTGTTATTGATTATTATCTATCTGGCTTTTATCAGTCTGGGACTTCCGGATTCCCTTCTCGGATCGGCTTGGCCCAGTATGTATCAGGAATTGGGAGCATCTGTCTCCTGGGCTGGTATTATCACTATGATCATCGCTGCAGGGACAATCGTTTCCAGTTTAGCAAGTGATCATCTCACCCGGAAACTGGGGGCCGGCAAGGTTACTGCCATCAGTGTGGGAATGACGGCTGTGGCATTGTTTGGCTTTTCCATCAGTAATTCTTTTTGGCTTTTATGCCTTTGGGCAGTGCCCTACGGGTTGGGAGCGGGAAGTGTTGATGCGGCACTCAATAATTTTGTGGCCCTGCATTATCCCGCCAGGCATATGAGCTGGCTGCATTGTATGTGGGGATTGGGAGCCAGCATCGGACCTGTAGTAATGGGATGGGCTG includes the following:
- a CDS encoding AraC family transcriptional regulator, encoding MISTPIRVDEKGRELLNHGTLAFPCAWYYSGPNQGDVPWHWHEEIELVYLNRGTLQCSVGSRRFLLCAGEALFINTGIPHAFFEESGIPYEESDIVFHPRLIYGDVGSILYDKYMLPLMRCPSMAGYVFHTDTDWQKEASLSIKDAITVCKNKPDLYEFTVRSLLTNVFTLLLGHSKDQLEQRETRASFLMERVKRMLDYFHSHYQEPVSVTQLAEQASICKRECQRDFKKVLGLTPTQYFEQYRLAMSVHLLTESRHSIIEIADQCGFQSPSYFTKLFRERYGVTPSAFRLHNEPADNIRFPV